In a genomic window of Mycolicibacter heraklionensis:
- a CDS encoding methionine synthase, producing MSAFATGTGLGSWPGTSARAAAEVVVGELGDSLAHLVELPGRGVGADMIGRAGALLVDIAIDTAPRGYRLAARPGAVTRRAVSLLGEDVDALEEAWEVAGLRGSGHPVKVQAAGPLTLAAEVELANGHRAITDPGAVRDLAASLAEGLTAHRADLSRRLETPVVVQLDEPSLTAAVTGRLAGVTALSPVAAIDEAVATALLDGCAETIGGEVLVHSCAAGLPWNVLQRSSITALALDCTALEPADYDQIGAFVDAGRTVVMGLVPALAPARAPGVEELATAAAAITDRIGFARSILAERVGVSPVCGLAGASAGWARTAVGLVRKVGEALASDPEAI from the coding sequence GTGAGTGCTTTCGCCACCGGGACCGGACTGGGGTCGTGGCCGGGCACCTCGGCCCGCGCGGCGGCCGAGGTGGTCGTCGGTGAGCTGGGCGACAGCCTGGCCCACCTGGTCGAGCTGCCGGGCCGCGGCGTGGGCGCCGACATGATCGGTCGGGCCGGCGCGCTGTTGGTCGACATCGCCATCGACACCGCCCCGCGCGGCTACCGGCTGGCGGCGCGCCCCGGTGCGGTGACCCGGCGTGCGGTGAGTCTGCTCGGCGAGGACGTCGACGCCCTCGAGGAGGCGTGGGAAGTCGCCGGCCTGCGGGGCAGCGGGCACCCGGTCAAGGTGCAGGCGGCTGGGCCGCTGACCCTGGCCGCGGAGGTGGAGCTGGCGAATGGGCACCGGGCAATCACCGACCCCGGTGCGGTGCGGGACCTGGCCGCATCGCTGGCCGAGGGCCTCACGGCGCACCGGGCCGACCTGTCTCGCCGGCTCGAGACGCCGGTGGTGGTGCAGCTCGACGAGCCGTCGCTGACCGCGGCGGTGACCGGCCGGCTGGCCGGGGTGACCGCATTGAGCCCGGTGGCCGCCATCGACGAGGCGGTGGCCACCGCGCTGCTCGACGGCTGCGCCGAGACCATCGGCGGCGAGGTGCTGGTGCATAGTTGCGCGGCGGGACTCCCCTGGAATGTGTTGCAGCGCAGCTCTATCACCGCGCTGGCGCTGGACTGCACCGCGTTGGAGCCCGCCGACTACGACCAGATCGGTGCGTTCGTCGACGCCGGCCGCACCGTGGTGATGGGGCTGGTTCCCGCGCTTGCTCCGGCGCGGGCGCCCGGAGTGGAAGAGCTGGCGACCGCGGCGGCCGCGATCACCGACCGGATCGGATTCGCCCGCTCGATACTGGCCGAGCGAGTCGGCGTCAGCCCGGTCTGCGGGTTGGCCGGCGCCAGCGCCGGGTGGGCACGCACCGCAGTCGGGCTGGTACGCAAGGTGGGAGAGGCGCTGGCCAGCGACCCCGAGGCGATCTAA
- the gatC gene encoding Asp-tRNA(Asn)/Glu-tRNA(Gln) amidotransferase subunit GatC, translating to MSQISRDDVAHLARLARLALTDAELDGFAGQLDAILTHVSTIQAVDVTGVKATDNPLKDVNVTRPDEIVPGLTQQQALAAAPRAEDGRFAVPQILGESQ from the coding sequence GTGTCCCAGATCTCCCGTGACGACGTAGCTCACCTGGCCCGGTTGGCCCGGCTGGCGCTGACCGACGCCGAGTTGGACGGTTTCGCCGGCCAGCTCGATGCGATCCTGACCCATGTCAGCACGATTCAGGCTGTCGACGTCACCGGCGTCAAGGCGACCGACAACCCGCTCAAGGACGTCAACGTCACCCGGCCGGACGAGATCGTGCCCGGCCTGACCCAGCAGCAGGCGCTCGCGGCCGCGCCCCGCGCCGAAGACGGCCGCTTCGCGGTTCCGCAGATCCTGGGGGAGAGCCAGTGA
- a CDS encoding PGRS repeat-containing protein has product MTTRDHARSKPGPGVRTRIGAATAAGALFTLGLLPLAAPPAAQADLVDEAIGEVFSPLIEPATNTLDWQAFSSTTAWDADLTALFQELVYTPIHTGIDQWLDSDAGQQVSAVINQLLGSYAIGDGAAGTVEHPDGGAGGWLFGDGGTGFDSTTAGVAGGNGGAAGIFGTGGGGGAGGVGAAGGAGGSGGWLLGIGGAGGAGGDAAGGIGGMGGHGGDGGWLFGVGGQGGAGGQGGDGGHGGDGGSATGLLGSGGAGGDAGDSGIGAGPTGLPALGGAGGNGSMLGSHGMVGHYGTGAPLGTGAGFSTAGSWITDGDGRVVILHGLDHTNKLPPYELSADGFGDDDAAFLAANGFNSVQLGLIWAAVEPEPGVFDYGYLASIAQTVQTLSAHGISSVIYLHQDLYGTAFGGEGAPEWAVQTGGLPNLDVGFPWSYFVNPAQNHAWDAFWTNSQAPDGTGLENHYAQMLQVVANYFKDDPGVVAFGVAAEPHAGSQWLSSAFGNPFFDSQMLTPFYDQAISAIRSVDPYTPVFVQPSVLANLGFPTNLGEVNDSHIIYSFDHFCPSIDFFGVDLFCDLFADMAMANAAAYADVHDVPAHIGGFGATDNLGAHTDLLQAAARYQYGWATWVYSGQNDITTTASSREAESLVYDTNLPPVGGNVDAGKLAVLAEPYPQAVAGTPNSWSFDHSTFQLSYATARADGVGSFAAGAQTNISVPPVQYPNGYQVVVTGGHVMSAPNAPVLVIASDAGATTVNVTVTAVPAAG; this is encoded by the coding sequence ATGACCACCCGTGATCACGCCCGCTCGAAGCCCGGGCCGGGTGTCCGTACCCGGATCGGTGCCGCAACGGCCGCCGGCGCGTTGTTCACCTTGGGGTTGCTCCCGCTGGCCGCTCCGCCTGCAGCGCAGGCCGACCTCGTCGACGAGGCGATCGGTGAGGTGTTCTCGCCGCTTATCGAGCCGGCGACGAACACCCTTGACTGGCAGGCTTTCTCGTCCACCACCGCGTGGGACGCCGACTTGACCGCATTGTTCCAAGAGTTGGTCTACACCCCGATTCACACCGGTATCGACCAGTGGCTCGACAGTGACGCCGGCCAGCAGGTCAGCGCCGTGATCAACCAGCTGCTGGGCTCCTACGCGATCGGCGATGGCGCTGCCGGCACCGTCGAGCATCCCGACGGCGGCGCCGGCGGGTGGCTGTTCGGTGACGGCGGCACCGGCTTTGACAGCACCACCGCGGGGGTTGCCGGAGGCAACGGCGGGGCCGCGGGGATCTTCGGCACCGGTGGGGGCGGCGGCGCTGGAGGCGTCGGGGCCGCCGGGGGCGCCGGGGGCTCGGGCGGCTGGCTGCTCGGTATCGGCGGCGCCGGTGGTGCGGGCGGTGATGCGGCCGGGGGAATCGGCGGCATGGGCGGCCACGGCGGTGATGGCGGGTGGCTGTTCGGTGTCGGCGGCCAGGGCGGCGCCGGCGGCCAGGGTGGTGACGGTGGGCACGGTGGTGACGGCGGCAGCGCCACCGGGCTATTGGGCAGTGGCGGTGCCGGCGGCGACGCCGGTGACAGCGGCATAGGCGCCGGCCCCACCGGGTTGCCCGCCCTGGGCGGGGCCGGTGGCAACGGCAGCATGCTCGGCAGCCACGGCATGGTCGGCCACTACGGCACCGGCGCCCCGCTGGGCACCGGCGCCGGCTTCTCGACAGCCGGCTCCTGGATCACCGACGGTGACGGGCGGGTCGTCATCCTGCACGGTTTGGACCACACCAACAAGCTGCCGCCCTACGAGCTGTCGGCCGACGGTTTCGGCGACGACGACGCAGCTTTCCTGGCCGCCAACGGCTTCAACAGCGTTCAGCTGGGCCTCATCTGGGCCGCGGTCGAACCCGAGCCCGGGGTCTTCGACTATGGCTACCTGGCTTCGATCGCCCAGACCGTGCAGACGCTGTCGGCTCACGGCATCTCCAGCGTCATCTACCTGCACCAAGACCTCTACGGCACCGCGTTCGGGGGCGAAGGGGCGCCGGAATGGGCGGTGCAAACCGGTGGGCTGCCCAACCTGGACGTCGGATTCCCGTGGAGCTACTTCGTCAACCCCGCGCAGAACCACGCTTGGGACGCGTTCTGGACCAACTCCCAGGCACCCGATGGGACCGGGTTGGAGAACCACTACGCGCAGATGCTCCAAGTCGTCGCGAACTACTTCAAAGACGACCCCGGAGTAGTCGCCTTCGGTGTGGCTGCCGAACCGCATGCGGGATCACAGTGGCTCTCAAGCGCGTTCGGCAACCCGTTCTTCGATTCCCAGATGCTGACCCCGTTCTACGACCAGGCGATCTCGGCAATCCGGTCGGTCGACCCATACACACCGGTATTCGTGCAACCGAGCGTTCTGGCCAATTTGGGGTTCCCCACCAATTTGGGCGAGGTGAACGATTCCCACATCATCTATTCGTTCGACCACTTCTGCCCGTCCATAGACTTCTTCGGCGTCGACCTCTTCTGCGACCTGTTCGCCGACATGGCGATGGCGAACGCTGCGGCTTACGCAGACGTGCACGATGTCCCAGCGCATATCGGCGGGTTCGGGGCCACCGACAATCTCGGCGCTCACACCGATCTGTTGCAGGCAGCGGCGCGGTACCAGTACGGCTGGGCGACGTGGGTCTACTCAGGCCAGAACGACATCACCACCACCGCATCGTCACGCGAGGCCGAGTCTCTGGTGTACGACACCAACCTCCCCCCGGTCGGCGGCAATGTCGACGCCGGCAAGCTTGCGGTGCTCGCCGAGCCGTACCCACAGGCGGTGGCCGGCACCCCGAATTCCTGGTCGTTCGATCACAGCACCTTCCAGCTCAGCTACGCCACCGCCCGGGCCGACGGCGTGGGCAGCTTCGCCGCGGGCGCCCAGACCAACATCTCGGTGCCTCCCGTCCAATACCCGAACGGCTACCAGGTCGTCGTCACCGGCGGACACGTCATGTCGGCTCCCAACGCTCCCGTCCTGGTCATCGCCTCGGACGCCGGCGCCACCACCGTCAACGTGACCGTGACTGCTGTGCCGGCAGCGGGGTGA
- a CDS encoding ATP-dependent 6-phosphofructokinase, whose translation MRIGVLTGGGDCPGLNAVIRAVVRTCDSRYGSTVVGFQDGWRGLLENRRVQLANDDRNDRLLAKGGTMLGTARVNPDKLRAGLDQVKATLDDNGIDVLIPIGGEGTLTAAHWLSEENVPVVGVPKTIDNDIDCTDVTFGHDTALQVATDAIDRLHSTAESHQRVMLVEVMGRHAGWIALNAGLATGAHMTLIPEQPFDVEEVCRLVKQRFQHGSSHFICVVAEGAKPAAGSMELRAGGVDEFGHERFTGVAAQLAVEIERRVKKEVRTTVLGHVQRGGTPTAYDRVLATRFGVNAADAAHAGEYGMMVSLRGQEIGRVALADAVRQLKVVPQSRYDDAAAFFG comes from the coding sequence ATGCGGATCGGAGTGCTCACCGGCGGCGGCGACTGCCCGGGACTGAACGCGGTGATCAGGGCGGTGGTGCGCACCTGCGACTCCCGCTACGGCTCCACGGTGGTCGGTTTCCAAGACGGCTGGCGCGGTCTGCTGGAGAACCGGCGCGTCCAATTGGCCAACGACGACCGCAACGACCGGCTGCTGGCCAAGGGCGGCACCATGCTCGGCACCGCCCGGGTGAACCCGGACAAGCTGCGCGCCGGCCTGGATCAGGTGAAGGCGACGCTCGACGACAACGGCATCGACGTGCTCATCCCGATCGGCGGGGAGGGCACTTTGACCGCGGCGCACTGGCTGTCGGAGGAGAACGTCCCGGTGGTCGGGGTGCCCAAAACCATCGACAACGACATCGACTGCACCGACGTCACTTTCGGCCACGACACCGCGCTGCAGGTTGCCACCGACGCCATCGACCGGCTGCACTCCACCGCCGAATCTCACCAGCGGGTGATGCTGGTCGAGGTGATGGGCCGCCACGCCGGCTGGATCGCGCTCAACGCCGGCCTGGCCACCGGTGCGCACATGACACTGATACCCGAGCAGCCCTTCGACGTCGAAGAGGTGTGCCGGCTGGTCAAGCAGCGCTTTCAGCACGGGTCGTCGCACTTCATCTGTGTCGTCGCCGAAGGCGCCAAACCGGCTGCCGGCTCCATGGAGTTGCGGGCCGGCGGCGTCGACGAGTTCGGCCACGAGCGCTTCACCGGTGTTGCCGCCCAGCTGGCCGTCGAAATCGAAAGGCGCGTCAAGAAAGAAGTCCGCACCACGGTGCTGGGGCATGTGCAGCGTGGCGGCACCCCGACCGCCTACGATCGGGTGCTCGCGACCCGGTTCGGCGTCAACGCCGCCGATGCCGCCCACGCCGGCGAATACGGCATGATGGTGTCGCTGCGCGGCCAGGAGATCGGTAGGGTGGCGTTGGCCGACGCGGTCCGACAGCTCAAAGTGGTGCCGCAGAGCCGCTACGATGACGCGGCGGCGTTCTTCGGCTAG
- a CDS encoding MmcQ/YjbR family DNA-binding protein has translation MPHPIMYRDDDPGLAELRRIALGFPEAFEKISHGRPVFCAPKMFAVYGGNSKATGAMVPYPHAVLVKVDESEQRALEQDPRFFSPMYLGPSGWLGLDFSASSVDWDEVGELVDASFRLTAPQRLIRLLDGGA, from the coding sequence ATGCCGCACCCGATCATGTACCGCGACGACGACCCGGGTCTGGCGGAGCTGCGGCGCATCGCGCTGGGGTTTCCCGAAGCGTTCGAGAAGATCTCCCACGGCCGCCCGGTGTTCTGCGCTCCGAAGATGTTCGCGGTCTACGGCGGCAACTCCAAGGCCACCGGCGCAATGGTGCCCTACCCGCACGCGGTGCTGGTCAAGGTCGACGAGTCCGAGCAGCGGGCGCTGGAACAAGACCCGCGGTTCTTCTCTCCGATGTATCTGGGGCCGTCCGGTTGGCTGGGACTGGATTTCAGTGCGTCCTCAGTGGATTGGGACGAGGTCGGTGAGCTGGTGGACGCGTCGTTTCGGCTGACCGCGCCGCAGCGGCTGATCCGACTCCTGGACGGGGGCGCTTAG
- a CDS encoding amino acid-binding protein has product MPSYLLRVELDDRPGSLGSLAVGLGSVGADILSLDVVERGSGSAIDDLVVDLPQGSMPDVLITAAERLPGVRVHSVRPHTGLLDAHRELELIDHVAAAGDRSAKLQKLADEAPRVLRVSWCAVLRAEGSAGEFRRLAGSPGIPETQVSAVPWLPIERATALDNTAGWVPAVWRDMDVALAAAPLGNPRTAVVLGRTGGPAFLPAEVVRLGYLAGIVATLLR; this is encoded by the coding sequence ATGCCTTCCTATCTGCTGCGCGTCGAACTCGACGACCGCCCCGGCAGCCTGGGGTCGCTGGCCGTGGGGCTGGGCTCAGTGGGCGCCGACATCTTGTCTTTGGACGTTGTGGAACGCGGAAGCGGTTCGGCGATCGATGACCTGGTGGTCGATCTGCCGCAAGGATCGATGCCCGATGTGCTGATCACGGCCGCCGAGCGGCTGCCCGGTGTTCGGGTGCACAGTGTCCGCCCGCACACCGGCTTACTGGATGCGCATCGCGAACTCGAGCTCATCGACCACGTGGCGGCGGCCGGTGACCGCAGCGCCAAGTTGCAGAAGCTGGCCGACGAAGCACCCCGGGTGCTGCGAGTCAGCTGGTGCGCAGTGCTGCGCGCCGAGGGGTCGGCCGGCGAGTTCCGCCGGCTCGCCGGCAGTCCAGGCATCCCGGAGACCCAGGTCAGCGCGGTGCCGTGGCTGCCGATCGAGCGCGCCACCGCCCTGGACAACACCGCCGGCTGGGTGCCAGCGGTGTGGCGGGACATGGATGTCGCCCTGGCTGCCGCGCCACTCGGCAACCCGCGCACCGCCGTGGTGCTGGGCCGCACCGGAGGTCCGGCTTTCCTGCCCGCGGAAGTGGTCCGGCTGGGCTATCTGGCCGGGATCGTGGCAACGCTGCTGCGCTGA
- a CDS encoding sensor domain-containing protein, which translates to MSRLVPIWAVAAAVVGCTRLVGGTALPPAALPAPDGAVDLGRVMLGTPRMRAIVGADEQLTVIPTMDSSSPTDIDDLAATIPPPCRFVFVETAVFGSAPTRFHKTTYQYPPKAAMVSEGAAVYPDAETAHHALDALVATVAECADTSAGPGLVSDWDADDESLRTHAGDCGRAYQVKSVVLLEVTYCGFSESDADLVVANMASAVPG; encoded by the coding sequence ATGTCGCGGCTGGTTCCGATCTGGGCGGTGGCGGCAGCGGTGGTGGGCTGTACCCGGCTGGTCGGCGGGACGGCGCTGCCACCCGCGGCGCTGCCGGCGCCCGACGGCGCGGTGGATCTCGGCCGGGTCATGCTCGGCACGCCCCGGATGCGGGCCATCGTCGGCGCCGACGAACAGCTGACGGTGATCCCCACCATGGATTCCAGCTCCCCAACGGACATCGATGACCTCGCCGCGACCATCCCGCCGCCGTGCCGTTTCGTCTTCGTCGAGACCGCGGTGTTCGGCTCCGCGCCGACGCGTTTCCACAAAACCACCTACCAGTACCCACCCAAGGCGGCGATGGTCTCCGAAGGCGCGGCCGTCTACCCCGACGCCGAAACAGCCCACCACGCCCTCGACGCTTTGGTGGCCACGGTGGCCGAGTGCGCCGACACCTCGGCCGGGCCGGGACTGGTCAGCGACTGGGATGCCGACGACGAGTCCCTGCGCACCCACGCCGGTGACTGCGGCCGGGCCTACCAGGTCAAGTCGGTGGTCCTGTTGGAGGTCACCTACTGCGGCTTTTCGGAGTCCGACGCCGACCTGGTGGTGGCGAATATGGCGTCCGCGGTGCCGGGCTAA
- the gatA gene encoding Asp-tRNA(Asn)/Glu-tRNA(Gln) amidotransferase subunit GatA — protein sequence MSELIRSDAATLAAKIAAREVSSVEVTRAHLDQIAATDDRYGAFLHVGADEALAAAEAADKAIAAGEAPSALAGVPLALKDVFTTIDAPTTCGSKILEGWRAPYDATVTARLRAAGIPILGKTNMDEFAMGSSTENSAYGPTRNPWDVERVPGGSGGGSAAALAAFQAPLAIGTDTGGSIRQPAALTATVGVKPTYGTVSRYGLVACASSLDQGGPCARTVADTALLHSVIAGHDPRDSTSIKAPVPDVVAAAKAGAAADLSGVRIGVVRQLHSGEGYQPGVLASFNAAVEQLTALGAQISEVDCPHFDYSLSAYYLILPSEVSSNLARFDAMRFGLRVGDDGTHSAEEVMALTRAAGFGPEVKRRIMLGTYALSAGYYDAYYNQAQKVRTLIARDLDAAYESVDVLISPTTPTTAFRLGEKVDDPLAMYLFDLCTLPLNLAGHCGMSVPSGLSGDDGLPVGLQIMAPALADDRLYRVGAAYEAARGELPTAV from the coding sequence GTGAGTGAGCTGATCCGCTCCGACGCGGCCACCCTGGCGGCCAAGATCGCGGCCCGCGAGGTGTCCTCGGTTGAGGTCACCCGCGCCCATCTCGACCAGATCGCGGCCACCGACGACCGGTACGGGGCGTTCCTGCACGTCGGCGCCGACGAAGCCCTGGCCGCAGCCGAGGCCGCCGACAAGGCAATCGCCGCCGGGGAGGCGCCGTCGGCGCTGGCCGGGGTGCCGCTGGCCCTCAAGGACGTGTTCACCACCATCGACGCCCCGACCACCTGCGGATCGAAGATCCTGGAAGGCTGGCGGGCTCCCTACGACGCGACCGTCACCGCGCGGCTGCGCGCTGCCGGCATCCCGATCCTGGGCAAGACCAACATGGACGAGTTCGCGATGGGCTCGTCGACGGAGAACTCCGCTTACGGTCCGACCCGCAACCCCTGGGACGTCGAGCGGGTGCCGGGTGGTTCCGGCGGCGGCAGTGCCGCGGCGCTGGCGGCGTTCCAGGCGCCACTGGCGATCGGCACCGACACCGGCGGCTCGATTCGCCAGCCGGCCGCGCTGACCGCCACCGTCGGCGTGAAACCCACCTACGGCACCGTGAGCCGCTACGGGCTGGTGGCGTGCGCGTCGTCGCTGGACCAGGGCGGGCCGTGTGCGCGCACCGTGGCCGACACCGCGCTGCTGCATTCGGTGATCGCCGGGCATGACCCGCGCGACTCCACGTCGATCAAGGCGCCGGTGCCCGACGTCGTCGCCGCCGCCAAAGCCGGTGCGGCCGCGGACCTGTCCGGGGTGCGGATCGGCGTGGTGCGCCAGCTGCACAGCGGCGAGGGCTACCAGCCGGGCGTGCTGGCGTCGTTCAACGCCGCCGTCGAACAGTTGACGGCGCTGGGCGCGCAGATCTCCGAAGTGGACTGTCCGCACTTCGACTACTCGCTGTCCGCCTACTACCTGATCCTGCCGTCGGAGGTGTCGAGCAACCTGGCCCGCTTCGACGCGATGCGCTTCGGGCTGCGGGTCGGCGACGACGGCACCCACAGCGCCGAGGAGGTGATGGCGCTGACCCGCGCGGCCGGCTTCGGCCCGGAGGTCAAGCGCCGCATCATGCTCGGCACCTACGCGCTGTCGGCGGGCTACTACGACGCCTACTACAACCAGGCGCAGAAGGTGCGCACCCTGATCGCCCGTGACCTCGACGCGGCGTATGAGTCCGTTGACGTGCTGATCTCGCCGACCACGCCCACCACGGCGTTCCGGCTGGGGGAGAAGGTGGACGACCCGCTGGCGATGTACCTGTTCGACCTGTGCACGCTGCCGCTGAACCTGGCCGGGCACTGCGGCATGTCGGTGCCGTCCGGGCTGTCCGGCGACGACGGGCTGCCGGTGGGTCTGCAGATCATGGCGCCGGCGCTGGCCGATGACCGGCTGTATCGGGTGGGCGCGGCCTACGAGGCAGCCCGCGGGGAGCTGCCGACCGCTGTTTGA
- the ligA gene encoding NAD-dependent DNA ligase LigA, whose protein sequence is MSPEADSVTPDLRRQWYELAEEVREHQFRYYVKDAPIIADSDFDELFNRLLALEDAHPELRTPDSPTQLVGGAGFTTEFTPAEHLERMLSLEDVFSPEELTAWAGRVIGEIGGDTAYLCELKVDGVALGLVYRNGRLSSGATRGDGRIGEDVTLNARTIVDVPEFLNPDTEFPVPAVLEVRGEVYFRLEDFENLNAGLVAEGKAPFANPRNSAAGSLRQKNPAVTARRNLRMVCHGLGYTEGFSPDSLHEAYTAMKAWGLPVSTHTARVEGMAAVAERISYWGEHRHTVEHEIDGVVVKVDDRALQRRLGATSRVPRWAVAYKYPPEEAQTTLLDIRVNVGRTGRVTPFAYMTPVKVAGSTVGLATLHNASEVKRKGVLIGDTVVIRKAGDVIPEVLGPVVDLRDGSEREFVMPTHCPECGTLLAPAKEADVDIRCPNARSCPAQLRERVFHVAGRGAFDIEALGYEAAIALLNAGVITDEGDLFTLTEDDLLRTELFTTKSGALSKNGRQLLANLDKAKHQPLWRVLVALSIRHVGPTAARALATEFGSLDTITAASTEQLAAVEGVGPTIAAAVTEWFDVDWHRAIVDKWRAAGVRMADERDASIERTLEGLSIVVTGSLTGFSRDQAKEAIIARGGRAAGSVSKKTAYVVAGDAPGSKYDKAVELGVPILDEEGFVRLLAEGPQDPEEESPQED, encoded by the coding sequence GTGAGCCCAGAGGCCGACAGCGTCACCCCGGACCTCCGGCGGCAGTGGTATGAACTGGCCGAAGAGGTGCGTGAACACCAATTCCGCTACTACGTCAAAGATGCGCCGATCATCGCCGACAGCGACTTCGACGAGCTGTTCAACCGGCTGCTCGCGCTGGAAGACGCGCACCCGGAGCTGCGCACCCCCGACTCACCCACCCAACTCGTCGGCGGTGCCGGATTCACCACCGAGTTCACCCCCGCCGAGCACCTGGAGCGGATGCTGTCGCTGGAAGACGTGTTCTCACCCGAGGAGCTGACGGCCTGGGCGGGCCGGGTCATCGGTGAGATCGGCGGCGACACCGCCTACCTGTGCGAACTCAAGGTCGACGGGGTGGCGCTCGGGCTGGTGTATCGCAACGGCCGGCTGAGCAGCGGGGCCACCCGCGGCGACGGCCGGATCGGTGAGGACGTGACCCTCAACGCGCGCACCATCGTCGATGTCCCCGAATTCCTCAACCCCGACACCGAATTCCCCGTCCCGGCCGTGTTAGAGGTACGGGGTGAGGTGTACTTCCGGCTGGAGGACTTCGAAAACCTCAACGCCGGACTGGTCGCCGAGGGCAAGGCGCCGTTCGCCAACCCGCGCAACAGCGCGGCGGGCTCACTGCGGCAGAAGAACCCGGCGGTCACCGCCCGACGCAACCTGCGGATGGTCTGCCATGGCCTCGGCTACACCGAGGGATTCAGCCCCGACAGTCTTCATGAGGCCTACACCGCGATGAAGGCCTGGGGGCTGCCGGTCTCCACGCACACGGCGCGCGTCGAGGGGATGGCCGCGGTGGCCGAACGGATCAGCTACTGGGGTGAGCACCGGCACACCGTCGAACACGAAATCGACGGTGTCGTCGTCAAAGTCGACGATCGGGCCCTGCAGCGCCGGCTCGGCGCCACCTCCCGGGTACCGCGCTGGGCGGTGGCCTACAAGTACCCGCCGGAGGAGGCGCAGACCACCCTGCTCGACATCCGGGTCAACGTCGGCCGCACCGGCCGGGTCACTCCGTTCGCCTATATGACCCCGGTCAAGGTCGCCGGCTCGACGGTGGGACTGGCCACCTTGCACAACGCCTCGGAGGTCAAGCGCAAAGGCGTGCTGATCGGCGACACGGTGGTGATCCGCAAGGCCGGCGACGTGATCCCCGAGGTGCTCGGACCCGTGGTCGACCTGCGCGACGGCAGCGAGCGCGAGTTCGTCATGCCGACCCACTGCCCGGAATGCGGAACGCTGCTGGCTCCGGCCAAGGAGGCCGACGTCGACATCCGCTGCCCCAACGCCCGGTCCTGCCCGGCGCAGCTGCGCGAACGGGTATTCCACGTCGCCGGACGCGGTGCCTTCGATATCGAGGCACTGGGTTACGAAGCGGCGATCGCACTGCTGAACGCCGGCGTCATCACCGACGAGGGCGATCTGTTCACCCTCACCGAAGACGACCTGCTGCGCACCGAGTTGTTCACCACCAAAAGCGGTGCGCTGTCCAAGAACGGCCGGCAACTGCTGGCCAACCTCGACAAGGCCAAACACCAACCGCTGTGGCGGGTGTTGGTGGCGTTGTCGATCCGGCACGTCGGACCGACGGCAGCCCGGGCACTGGCCACGGAATTCGGCAGCCTCGACACCATCACCGCGGCGTCCACCGAGCAGTTGGCCGCCGTCGAGGGCGTCGGCCCCACCATCGCCGCCGCGGTCACCGAATGGTTCGACGTCGACTGGCACCGCGCGATCGTCGACAAGTGGCGGGCCGCCGGGGTACGGATGGCCGACGAACGCGACGCGAGTATCGAACGCACGCTGGAGGGGCTGAGCATCGTGGTGACGGGCTCGCTGACCGGCTTCTCCCGCGACCAGGCCAAGGAGGCGATCATCGCCCGCGGTGGTCGCGCGGCCGGTTCGGTGTCGAAGAAGACCGCCTACGTCGTGGCCGGCGATGCGCCGGGATCGAAGTACGACAAGGCCGTCGAACTCGGGGTGCCGATCCTGGACGAAGAGGGTTTTGTCCGGTTGTTGGCCGAGGGCCCCCAGGACCCGGAAGAAGAGTCGCCGCAGGAGGATTAG
- a CDS encoding TetR/AcrR family transcriptional regulator: MAAGSSVAGGRARTRSDVVENRLRIIEAATDLLAGSPNASVQEIADAAELNRATVYRHFPNREELVAAIHDAAVAAMRALYLSLPTDGPVLPSLIELVGPAIEAGHRYRVLILTPIADSRRLIPEAQAVGLLAAAVHRAQLAGEIDQRINPVVAATNFGGQVLGAALLIARGIVAPDEAIAQTRLALQKSLTA, from the coding sequence ATGGCGGCTGGATCTTCCGTAGCAGGTGGCAGGGCTCGCACGCGATCGGACGTCGTCGAAAATCGGCTGCGGATTATCGAGGCGGCAACGGATTTGCTCGCCGGAAGCCCGAATGCGTCGGTGCAGGAGATCGCGGATGCCGCCGAACTCAACCGAGCCACCGTGTACCGGCATTTCCCCAACCGGGAAGAGCTGGTCGCCGCGATCCACGACGCAGCGGTCGCCGCGATGCGTGCGCTTTACCTCTCGTTGCCCACCGACGGCCCGGTGTTACCGAGCCTGATCGAGTTGGTGGGACCCGCCATTGAAGCCGGCCACCGCTACCGGGTTTTGATCCTGACTCCGATCGCCGACTCCCGACGATTGATCCCCGAGGCCCAGGCCGTCGGGCTGCTCGCAGCGGCCGTCCACCGAGCACAGCTCGCCGGCGAAATCGACCAGCGGATTAATCCCGTCGTCGCGGCGACCAACTTCGGTGGCCAGGTTCTTGGCGCTGCCCTGCTGATCGCCCGCGGAATCGTCGCGCCAGACGAAGCGATCGCACAAACCCGGCTGGCCCTGCAGAAGTCGTTGACGGCCTAA